The following are from one region of the Magallana gigas chromosome 6, xbMagGiga1.1, whole genome shotgun sequence genome:
- the LOC109619669 gene encoding zinc finger protein 596 — protein MEHPSAAKFIVKVEEAEGIFNFLSEPEKRQALQFLLSVVRRYNSSIVLDTSRTSESCKTAKAKELGDVIQTFSLLLEKQISKLEEELEKSVRGGVDQCLSVEPTCESNGEDKQQHTVYTYSVIENTGNEEKQSYSLQHLPPNRSKNLFERIYSPLFTWENTKYDRLEHRKRKPIERRQPIKLLVKTAYKQRLAENGETACLGKDDRKQNFSCLLCDDKFSQETPYLQHLVFVHRSSPCCCRFCHQLLTYTQSIQTHNSLCGESNHLQTLNSRETLRNLLAPNLISSGTENQTHAVENNSSQEILETQSKDSSCSRSRPAGQFHRQVHTEEKPFQCCKCRTSFRTMKGLLKHRQTNRHLVKEGNVINEKKYLCSMCGRKYFRKQALQRHLKNHKEEAPHQCEFCSFTSKEANNLKRHMDLHFESKRNFVCEVCGAAFHAKNTLDTHIAFKHNDSRLFQCNVCEATFKVKNALKRHSLVHSELKSHKCWCGVGFKRLTNLRRHMLRIHGSTDGLLPPVKRVKSLDSNKKAPVSRTDLVEHSVSDLSVADTNTHVVPFNQDTKVTNGALLVPLPQDTFRDQLRGVADVSSGQGETCGSGITVAPILLNNKNNASLHKLYPDNPQCSLSALPQSVGLSNVIRQIQEVFDLS, from the exons ATGGAACATCCAAGTGCAGCGAAATTTATAGTAAAG GTTGAGGAGGCAGAGGGAATTTTCAACTTCCTTTCTGAACCAGAGAAGAGACAGGCACTGCAGTTCTTATTGTCTGTGGTTAGACGATACAACTCTTCAATAGTACTAGATACTTCCAGAACCAGTGAAAGTTGTAAAACAGCTAAGGCTAAGGAACTTGGAGATGTTATACAGACTTTCAGTCTACTCCTggaaaaacaaatatcaaaattagaGGAGGAATTGGAAAAATCTGTGAGGGGTGGTGTAGACCAGTGTCTATCAGTAGAACCCACCTGTGAAAGCAATGGTGAAGACAAGCAACAGCACACCGTATACACTTACAGTGTGATTGAAAATACTGGCAATGAGGAAAAGCAATCTTACAGTTTGCAACATCTTCCTCCAAACAgaagtaaaaatttatttgaaagaatttattcCCCTTTGTTTACTTGGGAAAACACTAAATATGATAGACTGGAACACAGAAAAAGAAAGCCAATAGAAAGAAGGCAACCAATTAAACTGCTTGTTAAAACGGCCTACAAACAAAGACTTGCTGAAAATGGAGAAACTGCATGCTTGGGAAAAGAtgacagaaaacaaaatttctcttgCTTACTCTGTGATGATAAATTTTCCCAGGAAACTCCTTATTTACAGCACCTGGTGTTTGTCCACCGATCTAGCCCTTGTTGTTGTAGATTCTGTCATCAACTGCTCACATATACTCAGTCAATCCAAACTCACAACTCGCTCTGCGGCGAATCAAACCATCTTCAAACTCTGAATAGTAGAGAAACTTTAAGAAATCTTCTAGCTCCAAATCTGATTTCCTCTGGGACAGAAAACCAAACTCATGCAGTTGAAAATAACTCCTCTCAAGAAATATTGGAAACACAATCCAAGGATTCATCATGTTCTAGATCAAGACCAGCAGGACAATTCCACAGGCAGGTACATACAG AGGAGAAGccatttcaatgttgtaaaTGCAGAACCAGTTTCAGAACCATGAAAGGCTTGCTGaaacacagacagacaaacagacaccTAGTGAAGGAAGGAAATGTCATCaacgaaaaaaaatatctgtgtTCAATGTGTGGAAGAAAATACTTCAG AAAGCAAGCTCTCCAGCGCCATTTAAAGAACCACAAAGAAGAAGCTCCACATCAGTGTGAGTTCTGCAGCTTCACTTCCAAGGAGGCAAACAATCTGAAGCGACATATGGACCTCCATTTTGAATCTAAACGTAACTTTGTGTGTGAAGTCTGTGGGGCAGCATTTCATGCCAAGAACACACTTGACACACACATAGCCTTTAAGCATAATGATTCCCGGCTGTTTCAATGCAATGTGTGTGAGGCAACATTCAAGGTGAAAAATGCCCTCAAAAGGCATAGTCTGGTGCACAGCGAGTTGAAGTCTCACAAGTGTTGGTGTGGTGTAGGGTTCAAACGATTGACTAATTTAAGGCGACACATGTTGCGGATCCATGGAAGCACTGACGGATTACTGCCCCCGGTCAAGCGAGTGAAGTCTCTAGACTCAAACAAAAAAGCACCTGTATCAAGAACAGACCTTGTAGAACATTCTGTTTCAGACCTCTCTGTTGCTGACACCAATACTCATGTGGTGCCCTTTAACCAGGATACCAAAGTGACAAATGGTGCCTTATTGGTGCCTTTGCCACAGGATACCTTTAGGGACCAATTACGAGGTGTCGCAGATGTATCATCTGGACAAGGTGAAACCTGTGGTAGTGGAATAACTGTTGCTCCTATTctgttgaataataaaaataatgctAGTCTACATAAACTATATCCTGACAACCCTCAATGCAGCTTGTCGGCTTTGCCTCAGTCAGTGGGGCTTTCAAATGTTATTAGACAGATACAAGAGGTGTTTGATTTGTCTTAA
- the LOC105335502 gene encoding armadillo repeat-containing protein 6: MAKVITQATFDDVVKENMVEFEMSAEEAVNDAVEQFQSQGVNLLNIIQDPSLYGSDGEKKELPVISALNSLKSSLSANKEEDILQVLAQLKLECDKDLAVRCTAGNNDAYNTLLQAVEKYKDNLSLLKQTLLSMISLTNGQPDLLDNKGKELFLELLELHSSNPEVLELALLFMRNTCIKHEANRQSFVKLGLIEKLASILKTHRSQANIVMVTCQTLQVLTFDDDIRVLFGQAHEHAKMIVTEGNALKLIIDLCKDFKEKPEVMSELFATISKLVVRNEFCQAVMEMGGIHLILSAFQDSIAKKDIAKQALSVTKALAGNDNVKEAVVQNGGVQVILAAMTKHQANPRIAELGAATLGAIVLRNESNCKRVMELNAHHVLLQAMKIHSQDVNVQRQCCMAIRNLVARTREYCNLFLELGAESLIQDAQRNHKSCQDETKAALRDLGCEVHLEERWKGENKGLAQ; encoded by the exons ATGGCTAAGGTGATCACCCAGGCGACGTTTGACGATGTGGTCAAAGAAAATATGGTGGAGTTTGAGATGAGCGCAGAGGAGGCGGTCAATGACGCAGTGGAACAGTTCCAGTCACAG GGAGTGAATCTTTTGAACATTATCCAAGATCCATCCTTATATGGCTCTGATGGAGAGAAGAAAGAGCTCCCTGTGATCTCTGCATTGAACTCTCTCAAATCCTCCCTGTCAGCGAATAAAGAGGAGGACATTCTACAGGTATTAGCCCAGCTGAAGCTGGAATGTGACAAAGATCTAGCTGTCAGGTGTACTGCCGGCAATAATGATGCTTATAATACTCTCCTCCAAGCTGTGGAAAAGTACAAAGACAACCTATCTCTTCTGAAACAAACTTTGTTATCCATGATTTCACTGACAAATGGACAACCTGATTTGTTAGATAACAAAGGGAAGGAACTCTTTCTAGAATTGCTGGAACTTCATTCATCAAATCCTGAAGTTTTAGAACTTGCCCTTCTGTTCATGAGGAACACATGCATTAAACACGAAGCAAACAGACAATCCTTTGTTAAATTAGGTTTGATAGAAAAATTAGCCTCCATTTTGAAAACACACAGAAGTCAAGCTAACATTGTCATGGTAACGTGCCAGACCCTGCAGGTGTTGACATTTGATGATGACATCCGAGTCCTGTTCGGTCAGGCTCATGAGCATGCTAAGATGATTGTGACAGAAGGGAATGCACTCAAACTCATCATCGATCTCTGTAAAG ATTTCAAGGAGAAGCCAGAGGTGATGAGCGAGCTGTTTGCGACGATCAGTAAACTGGTGGTCCGTAACGAGTTTTGTCAGGCCGTGATGGAAATGGGAGGGATCCACCTCATTCTGTCCGCATTTCAGGACAGCATCGCCAAAAAG GATATTGCCAAACAAGCCCTGAGTGTCACCAAAGCTCTGGCTGGGAATGACAATGTCAAGGAGGCGGTGGTCCAAAATGGGGGGGTCCAGGTCATCCTGGCTGCCATGACCAAGCACCAGGCCAACCCCCGAATTGCCGAGCTCGGGGCGGCAACTCTCGGTGCGATCGTGCTCAGAAACGAGAGCAATTGTAAGAGGGTGATGGAGTTAAATGCACACCATGTTCTCCTGCAAGCCATGAAAATCCACAGTCAAGATGTTAATGTACAG AGACAGTGTTGTATGGCTATCAGGAATCTCGTCGCAAGGACCCGTGAGTATTGCAACTTGTTCCTTGAGCTCGGAGCGGAGAGCTTGATCCAGGATGCACAGAGAAACCACAAGTCATGTCAAGACGAAACCAAGGCGGCGCTGAGAGACCTAGGCTGTGAGGTTCATTTAGAGGAGAGATGGAAAGGCGAGAATAAGGGACTGGCCCAGTGA
- the LOC105335503 gene encoding OTU domain-containing protein 7B isoform X1, producing MEKQNALRSFIDNTGLEPDLAAQILSEVNWDVGRGIQRFQDHVRTGRIKSVYPPPQVSAGWAGPAHRPPGEGPPGYSRSVPGNPLCPQWSDPYGEVRNPPVERIIPIERVPNKGHSVMTPINSSQPVAPHHSSLTHRFSSTPPVVAPKPVVHTHASCPPPISAKPPGPNLQGPYPDLSGSKQLVNMGPTMTFNPQLASKSTTQTQVGSKSVTQPQVNSKSVTQTQAGSKSVTQPQVNSKSVTQQTVGSKSTSSQPQAGTKSYAPVDTKPSVISGSAREPAKATSTTKPVTSTNISSGPTALPHTSQGTRSTPTISQSSPAVNEPIKKSSSEESKAVTPSPAASPHVLKRGFSKIMENESLVDMARKGLLEDITESSHDHMFVQTFILPDLTVFSSDYRAFLEKDLIETSTLVSLEQAGRLNWWAEMGICQRLLPMATTGDGNCLLHAASLAMWGIHDRQLMLRRELYETLTKKSYRQALYRRWRWQQAAQNKQADLIFSEDEWQTEWNSVLKLASTEPRIMPGIRRNSSCCDSLITNSSDENGPVIYESLEEFHVFVLSHILQRVIIVVADTVLKDSMGEALAPIPFGGIYLPLECDPKSCYQSPLLLTYDAAHFSALVPMETDEKDCLPTAIPLVDPALKLLPVHFLVDPGPTFNWDTNTNTSGPQAKTVYSEEDKINLLNSYLQTERLPATHLDYDSDCDRRSGGSTESDDNTKKRDKQGTQQQGGNVTKQFGSLGKSINKKLKKNFGSVGKALKNMGPESKLSKKGSVGSGLTQSTRVPMTIAAFAEQEQSLVICAKVSTKQTEVHKEMIKNYMLDARHRFQQDRQKRQARGEEIRRRSMEMDRNNECINPGCKMFGHPETHYMCSKCFNDHKQEAVLQEKYKTGKQSSKDTVESYGKSKFYIPTDEEEITAHNNKTVTSNTKPVHVAPQKVNLPPERPQPEVQMRPQSFSHSVATKPGTAAQTRETHALSNPVRARTPSPDYDNVDYSFRLKEIPVSVGKPSIGPPQQTGRPVSDFVPPTTSPQTNRRPMSELVRQLDKPKVAKACKTAGCDFFGSPEQNDYCSACFKKIKQRQDQQQLTRV from the exons ATGGAGAAGCAGAACGCACTCCGAAGCTTCATTGACAACACTGGTTTGGAGCCAGATCTCGCTGCCCAAATTCTCTCAG AAGTGAACTGGGATGTGGGGAGGGGGATTCAGAGGTTCCAGGATCATGTTCGGACGGGGAGAATCAAGTCTGTCTACCCCCCACCCCAGGTGTCAGCGGGCTGGGCTGGCCCCGCCCACAGACCTCCAGGAGAGGGACCCCCGGGATACTCTAGGT CAGTGCCAGGTAACCCCCTGTGCCCCCAGTGGTCTGACCCCTATGGTGAGGTCAGGAATCCCCCAGTGGAACGGATCATCCCAATAGAGAGAGTCCCCAACAAAG GACACAGTGTGATGACCCCTATCAACTCAAGTCAGCCTGTTGCCCCCCATCACTCAAGCCTCACCCACAGGTTCTCCTCAACCCCTCCTGTGGTGGCTCCTAAACCAGTGGTCCACACACATGCTTCTTGCCCTCCCCCAATCAGTGCTAAGCCCCCGGGACCCAATCTTCAAGGCCCTTACCCCGATCTCTCAGGTTCTAAGCAACTAGTGAACATGGGGCCAACAATGACCTTCAACCCGCAGCTTGCCAGCAAATCCACCACCCAGACACAAGTTGGATCTAAGTCAGTCACTCAACCGCAAGTCAATTCTAAGTCAGTCACCCAGACTCAAGCTGGATCCAAGTCAGTCACTCAACCTCAAGTCAACTCAAAGTCGGTCACTCAGCAGACTGTTGGCAGTAAGTCAACCAGCTCTCAGCCTCAAGCTGGCACAAAGTCCTATGCTCCTGTAGATACGAAGCCCAGTGTAATTTCTGGAAGTGCCAGGGAACCAGCCAAAGCTACCAGTACAACCAAGCCAGTCACTTCTACAAACATATCATCAGGTCCGACTGCACTGCCGCACACCTCACAGGGAACTAGATCCACTCCCACTATTAGTCAAAGTTCTCCTGCTGTTAATGAACCTATCAAGAAGTCCTCATCAGAGGAGAGTAAGGCCGTAACCCCATCCCCGGCAGCTT CCCCCCACGTTCTGAAGCGTGGCTTCTCTAAGATCATGGAGAACGAGTCGTTGGTGGACATGGCCAGGAAGGGTCTGCTAGAGGACATCACAGAGTCCAGCCACGACCACATGTTTGTCCAGACCTTCATCCTCCCGGACCTAACCGTATTCTCATCCGATTACCGGGCCTTCCTGGAGAAGGACCTGATAGAAACGTCCACGCTGGTGTCACTGGAACAGGCAG GGCGTCTTAATTGGTGGGCAGAGATGGGAATTTGCCAGAGACTGCTTCCCATGGCAACCACTGGGGATGGAAACTGTCTGCTGCATGCGGCCTCTCTTG CTATGTGGGGGATCCATGACCGCCAGCTGATGTTGCGGCGAGAGCTCTACGAGACTCTAACCAAGAAGTCGTACCGGCAGGCTCTGTACAGAAGGTGGCGCTGGCAGCAAGCTGCACAAAACAAACAG GCAGATCTGATTTTCTCGGAGGATGAGTGGCAGACGGAGTGGAACAGTGTACTGAAGCTGGCGTCGACGGAACCTCGGATAATGCCGGGAATCCGCCGCAACAGCAGCTGTTGTGACAGCCTCATCACAAATTCTAGCGA TGAGAATGGCCCTGTGATCTACGAGAGCTTGGAGGAGTTCCATGTCTTCGTTCTGTCCCACATCCTTCAGCGGGTCATTATCGTTGTCGCAGACACCGTGCTAAAGGACTCCATGGGTGAGGCACTGGCCCCCATCCCATTCGGAG GGATTTATCTGCCCCTGGAATGTGATCCCAAGTCTTGCTACCAGTCGCCACTTCTTCTAACCTACGATGCAGCTCATTTCTCAGCATTAGTTCCCATGGAAACAGATGAAAAAGATTGTCTTCCAA CTGCCATCCCATTGGTGGATCCTGCTCTCAAATTACTTCCTGTGCATTTCCTCGTTGACCCGGGACCGACCTTCAACTGGGACACAAACACCAATACCTCTGGTCCACAAGCAAAGACTGTGTACAGTGAGGAGGACAAAATCAACCTGCTGAACTCATACCTACAGACCGAGCGCCTCCCTGCCACTCACCTGGACTACGACAGTGACTGTGATAGGAGAAGTGGGGGGTCCACAGAGTCGGACGACAACACCAAGAAGAGAGACAAGCAGGGCACACAGCAGCAGGGCGGCAATGTCACCAAGCAGTTCGGGAGTCTCGGAAAGAGCATCAACAAGAAACTCAAGAAGAACTTTGGCAGTGTGGGCAAGGCCTTGAAGAACATGGGACCAGAGAGCAAATTGAGCAAGAAAGGGTCGGTGGGCAGTGGCCTGACTCAGAGTACACGAGTACCCATGACCATAGCAGCCTTCGCAGAGCAAGAGCAGTCTCTGGTTATCTGTGCCAAAGTGTCAACCAAGCAAACGGAGGTGCATAAAGAGATGATAAAGAACTACATGTTGGACGCCCGTCATCGGTTCCAGCAGGACCGACAAAAGAGACAGGCACGGGGGGAGGAGATACGGCGCCGGTCCATGGAGATGGATAGAAACAACGAATGTATCAATCCAGGCTGTAAGATGTTTGGTCATCCAGAGACCCACTATATGTGTTCTAAGTGCTTTAATGATCACAAACAAGAGGCTGTGTTACAGGAAAAATACAAGACTGGGAAACAGTCATCTAAAGACACTGTAGAGAGTTATGGGAAATCAAAGTTCTATATACCGACAGACGAGGAGGAAATTACAGCGCACAACAATAAAACAGTTACCTCAAACACCAAACCCGTCCATGTTGCTCCTCAGAAGGTCAATCTACCGCCCGAGAGACCCCAGCCTGAGGTTCAGATGCGGCCCCAGTCTTTTTCTCATAGTGTGGCTACCAAACCAGGCACTGCAGCCCAGACCAGGGAAACTCACGCTCTCTCAAACCCAGTCAGGGCCCGGACGCCTTCTCCAGATTATGACAATGTGGACTATTCCTTTCGTTTGAAGGAAATTCCAGTTTCTGTGGGGAAACCCAGCATTGGCCCTCCCCAGCAGACGGGGCGCCCTGTGTCTGATTTTGTGCCCCCTACCACTTCCCCCCAGACAAACAGACGCCCTATGTCAGAGCTTGTCAGACAGTTGGATAAGCCTAAAGTAGCTAAAGCATGTAAAACTGCTGGCTGTGATTTCTTCGGAAGTCCGGAGCAAAATGATTACTGTTCTGCTtgtttcaagaaaataaaacaaagacagGACCAACAGCAGCTAACTCGCGTGTGA
- the LOC105335503 gene encoding OTU domain-containing protein 7B isoform X2 yields MEKQNALRSFIDNTGLEPDLAAQILSEVNWDVGRGIQRFQDHVRTGRIKSVYPPPQVSAGWAGPAHRPPGEGPPGYSRLPGNPLCPQWSDPYGEVRNPPVERIIPIERVPNKGHSVMTPINSSQPVAPHHSSLTHRFSSTPPVVAPKPVVHTHASCPPPISAKPPGPNLQGPYPDLSGSKQLVNMGPTMTFNPQLASKSTTQTQVGSKSVTQPQVNSKSVTQTQAGSKSVTQPQVNSKSVTQQTVGSKSTSSQPQAGTKSYAPVDTKPSVISGSAREPAKATSTTKPVTSTNISSGPTALPHTSQGTRSTPTISQSSPAVNEPIKKSSSEESKAVTPSPAASPHVLKRGFSKIMENESLVDMARKGLLEDITESSHDHMFVQTFILPDLTVFSSDYRAFLEKDLIETSTLVSLEQAGRLNWWAEMGICQRLLPMATTGDGNCLLHAASLAMWGIHDRQLMLRRELYETLTKKSYRQALYRRWRWQQAAQNKQADLIFSEDEWQTEWNSVLKLASTEPRIMPGIRRNSSCCDSLITNSSDENGPVIYESLEEFHVFVLSHILQRVIIVVADTVLKDSMGEALAPIPFGGIYLPLECDPKSCYQSPLLLTYDAAHFSALVPMETDEKDCLPTAIPLVDPALKLLPVHFLVDPGPTFNWDTNTNTSGPQAKTVYSEEDKINLLNSYLQTERLPATHLDYDSDCDRRSGGSTESDDNTKKRDKQGTQQQGGNVTKQFGSLGKSINKKLKKNFGSVGKALKNMGPESKLSKKGSVGSGLTQSTRVPMTIAAFAEQEQSLVICAKVSTKQTEVHKEMIKNYMLDARHRFQQDRQKRQARGEEIRRRSMEMDRNNECINPGCKMFGHPETHYMCSKCFNDHKQEAVLQEKYKTGKQSSKDTVESYGKSKFYIPTDEEEITAHNNKTVTSNTKPVHVAPQKVNLPPERPQPEVQMRPQSFSHSVATKPGTAAQTRETHALSNPVRARTPSPDYDNVDYSFRLKEIPVSVGKPSIGPPQQTGRPVSDFVPPTTSPQTNRRPMSELVRQLDKPKVAKACKTAGCDFFGSPEQNDYCSACFKKIKQRQDQQQLTRV; encoded by the exons ATGGAGAAGCAGAACGCACTCCGAAGCTTCATTGACAACACTGGTTTGGAGCCAGATCTCGCTGCCCAAATTCTCTCAG AAGTGAACTGGGATGTGGGGAGGGGGATTCAGAGGTTCCAGGATCATGTTCGGACGGGGAGAATCAAGTCTGTCTACCCCCCACCCCAGGTGTCAGCGGGCTGGGCTGGCCCCGCCCACAGACCTCCAGGAGAGGGACCCCCGGGATACTCTAGGT TGCCAGGTAACCCCCTGTGCCCCCAGTGGTCTGACCCCTATGGTGAGGTCAGGAATCCCCCAGTGGAACGGATCATCCCAATAGAGAGAGTCCCCAACAAAG GACACAGTGTGATGACCCCTATCAACTCAAGTCAGCCTGTTGCCCCCCATCACTCAAGCCTCACCCACAGGTTCTCCTCAACCCCTCCTGTGGTGGCTCCTAAACCAGTGGTCCACACACATGCTTCTTGCCCTCCCCCAATCAGTGCTAAGCCCCCGGGACCCAATCTTCAAGGCCCTTACCCCGATCTCTCAGGTTCTAAGCAACTAGTGAACATGGGGCCAACAATGACCTTCAACCCGCAGCTTGCCAGCAAATCCACCACCCAGACACAAGTTGGATCTAAGTCAGTCACTCAACCGCAAGTCAATTCTAAGTCAGTCACCCAGACTCAAGCTGGATCCAAGTCAGTCACTCAACCTCAAGTCAACTCAAAGTCGGTCACTCAGCAGACTGTTGGCAGTAAGTCAACCAGCTCTCAGCCTCAAGCTGGCACAAAGTCCTATGCTCCTGTAGATACGAAGCCCAGTGTAATTTCTGGAAGTGCCAGGGAACCAGCCAAAGCTACCAGTACAACCAAGCCAGTCACTTCTACAAACATATCATCAGGTCCGACTGCACTGCCGCACACCTCACAGGGAACTAGATCCACTCCCACTATTAGTCAAAGTTCTCCTGCTGTTAATGAACCTATCAAGAAGTCCTCATCAGAGGAGAGTAAGGCCGTAACCCCATCCCCGGCAGCTT CCCCCCACGTTCTGAAGCGTGGCTTCTCTAAGATCATGGAGAACGAGTCGTTGGTGGACATGGCCAGGAAGGGTCTGCTAGAGGACATCACAGAGTCCAGCCACGACCACATGTTTGTCCAGACCTTCATCCTCCCGGACCTAACCGTATTCTCATCCGATTACCGGGCCTTCCTGGAGAAGGACCTGATAGAAACGTCCACGCTGGTGTCACTGGAACAGGCAG GGCGTCTTAATTGGTGGGCAGAGATGGGAATTTGCCAGAGACTGCTTCCCATGGCAACCACTGGGGATGGAAACTGTCTGCTGCATGCGGCCTCTCTTG CTATGTGGGGGATCCATGACCGCCAGCTGATGTTGCGGCGAGAGCTCTACGAGACTCTAACCAAGAAGTCGTACCGGCAGGCTCTGTACAGAAGGTGGCGCTGGCAGCAAGCTGCACAAAACAAACAG GCAGATCTGATTTTCTCGGAGGATGAGTGGCAGACGGAGTGGAACAGTGTACTGAAGCTGGCGTCGACGGAACCTCGGATAATGCCGGGAATCCGCCGCAACAGCAGCTGTTGTGACAGCCTCATCACAAATTCTAGCGA TGAGAATGGCCCTGTGATCTACGAGAGCTTGGAGGAGTTCCATGTCTTCGTTCTGTCCCACATCCTTCAGCGGGTCATTATCGTTGTCGCAGACACCGTGCTAAAGGACTCCATGGGTGAGGCACTGGCCCCCATCCCATTCGGAG GGATTTATCTGCCCCTGGAATGTGATCCCAAGTCTTGCTACCAGTCGCCACTTCTTCTAACCTACGATGCAGCTCATTTCTCAGCATTAGTTCCCATGGAAACAGATGAAAAAGATTGTCTTCCAA CTGCCATCCCATTGGTGGATCCTGCTCTCAAATTACTTCCTGTGCATTTCCTCGTTGACCCGGGACCGACCTTCAACTGGGACACAAACACCAATACCTCTGGTCCACAAGCAAAGACTGTGTACAGTGAGGAGGACAAAATCAACCTGCTGAACTCATACCTACAGACCGAGCGCCTCCCTGCCACTCACCTGGACTACGACAGTGACTGTGATAGGAGAAGTGGGGGGTCCACAGAGTCGGACGACAACACCAAGAAGAGAGACAAGCAGGGCACACAGCAGCAGGGCGGCAATGTCACCAAGCAGTTCGGGAGTCTCGGAAAGAGCATCAACAAGAAACTCAAGAAGAACTTTGGCAGTGTGGGCAAGGCCTTGAAGAACATGGGACCAGAGAGCAAATTGAGCAAGAAAGGGTCGGTGGGCAGTGGCCTGACTCAGAGTACACGAGTACCCATGACCATAGCAGCCTTCGCAGAGCAAGAGCAGTCTCTGGTTATCTGTGCCAAAGTGTCAACCAAGCAAACGGAGGTGCATAAAGAGATGATAAAGAACTACATGTTGGACGCCCGTCATCGGTTCCAGCAGGACCGACAAAAGAGACAGGCACGGGGGGAGGAGATACGGCGCCGGTCCATGGAGATGGATAGAAACAACGAATGTATCAATCCAGGCTGTAAGATGTTTGGTCATCCAGAGACCCACTATATGTGTTCTAAGTGCTTTAATGATCACAAACAAGAGGCTGTGTTACAGGAAAAATACAAGACTGGGAAACAGTCATCTAAAGACACTGTAGAGAGTTATGGGAAATCAAAGTTCTATATACCGACAGACGAGGAGGAAATTACAGCGCACAACAATAAAACAGTTACCTCAAACACCAAACCCGTCCATGTTGCTCCTCAGAAGGTCAATCTACCGCCCGAGAGACCCCAGCCTGAGGTTCAGATGCGGCCCCAGTCTTTTTCTCATAGTGTGGCTACCAAACCAGGCACTGCAGCCCAGACCAGGGAAACTCACGCTCTCTCAAACCCAGTCAGGGCCCGGACGCCTTCTCCAGATTATGACAATGTGGACTATTCCTTTCGTTTGAAGGAAATTCCAGTTTCTGTGGGGAAACCCAGCATTGGCCCTCCCCAGCAGACGGGGCGCCCTGTGTCTGATTTTGTGCCCCCTACCACTTCCCCCCAGACAAACAGACGCCCTATGTCAGAGCTTGTCAGACAGTTGGATAAGCCTAAAGTAGCTAAAGCATGTAAAACTGCTGGCTGTGATTTCTTCGGAAGTCCGGAGCAAAATGATTACTGTTCTGCTtgtttcaagaaaataaaacaaagacagGACCAACAGCAGCTAACTCGCGTGTGA